GGGCGCTCCCCCACTGGGCGCGTTTCGCTCAGGCCCTTCTTTGGGCCGCCGGCGCCTGGCTGGCCTCAGGTCTGCTGTTCCGCAGTCAACCCTCCGCCCACACCGCGCTCTCCTCCATCTAAGCCATTCCCCGTCCCACCAGCCCTTCAACCACCCCCTCGATCATGCAAAGCCCAAGACACGACGACCACGCCGGCAACAACCCCTACCGCCCCTACACTCAGGAAAACCAGAATTGGGAAAACCAACGCCAACAGCAGGAACGCCAGCGTCAGCGCGATCAGGACGCGCAATGGAATCGCATGATGCAGGAGCAGGCGGCCCAGCAACAGGCCCGCCAACGCGAAAGCACCCGCTCCCGCTCATCCAGCCCGTCAAAATCCAGCGCTCCGTCCTCTTCATCATCGGGCAAAAAATCCGACTTCAGTTTCCTCGTCGCCATCATCACCGGCCTGATCGCCTTCGGCTACCTCACCAAGGAGCAGAACATGGAGGAAGGACCAGCCGCACTGGTCGCCGTTGTCGCCGGACTGTTCCTCGGCGCCACCTGGCTCGCACTGATCAAAGTCGCCGTGGTCATCGTCATCATCGTGATCGCGATTCACGTGATCGGTAACCAGTAACCCGGCCGACGCCGCCGTCGCGGCGCCCGCAGACGCGAACCAATTCGCTTCCACCTGGTCACCGCTGGATAGCGCTCCCGGCTTCCGGGCGCGCGCTTCCAGCCATGGCCAGTCCCGATTCTCAACCGTCCACCGAGGCCGTCGCCGCTGCCGCGCAGGCCACCAACATCGAGCCCATCACTCTCGATCGCACCTTCTCCATTCTGCAGGAGAAACTCGTTTCGTGGTTCGATACCGGCGTCGCCCTTCTGCCCAACTTTCTCATCGCCGCGCTCATCGTGGTGGTCACCTATGCAATCGGCTCCGTCGTCGGTCGCGTCACGAACCGCGTTTTTAACCGCGCCTTCGATTCCGGCGCCGTGGCCAGCCTCTTCGCCACCATCTCCCGCGTGGTGGTCATTGCCCTCGGTTTCTTCGCCGCCCTTGAAATGGTGGGTCTGCAAAAAGCGGTCGTGTCCCTGCTCGCCGGCGCCGGCATCATCGGCCTGGCCCTCGGCTTCGCCTTTCAAGACCTCGCCGAGAATCTGTTGGCAGGTCTGCTCATGGGCATCCGCAAACCCTTCAAGCCCGGCAATCTGATCCAGTCGAATGACCAGTTCGGCTTCATTGAGAAGCTCAACCTGCGCAACACCATCATTCGCAACTTCTCCGGCCAGATCATCTACATCCCCAACAAAGAGGTCTTCAAAAACGTCCTCATCAACTACTCCAAGTCCGGCGAGCGCCGCATCGAAATCGCCGTCGGCGTCTCCTACGGCGAAGACCTCAAGAAGGTCACCGACATTCTGCACGAGGCGATCGAAGGACTTGATTTTCGCAAAGCCGACAAGGACATCGACATCTTCGCCCTCGAGTTCGGTGACAGCTCCATCAATTTCACCGTGCGCTACTGGATCGATTACCCCGATGGCGACACCGGCTACTTCAACGCCATCGACGCCGGCATCAAAGCCATCAAGACGGCCTTCGACGAACACGACATCCTGATTCCGTTCCCGATCCGCACGCTCGATTTCAACGCTCGGGGCGGCGACACCCTGAGCGATCACCTCCAACCCATCGCCGCCAATCCCGAAGAAGGTGACGAAGACGAGGGCGAAACCGCAGACAGTCAACCGGAGAACGCCGCGGCGTCCTCCCGCTAGGACGCGCCCACGGCAACCAACCCGGCGCGACATTTCCCGTCACACTCCCTGGCGTATCCATCCACCACCTACGCTTCGACCACGCGCCACCCGTAGGGCTTGATCGCCAGACTTTCGCCCGTCGGCGCAGACCAGGTGCCGCCTTGGCCGTCCATGTTGATGGCGATCCAACTGCGTTGCCCGGCGTCATCGATCCGCGGCGCCACAATGGTGCCCGGCGAGACCGCTGCACGCTCCACGTCGGCGGCGGTTAACACGTGATCGATGATCGTCGCCCAAGTCGCCTCGGCCTCTGCTTCAGCGATCTCCACGCTCAACATCACGACGCGGCCCGCGCCCACGGCGCGCTCCGTCCACCACGCGAGTCCATCCACCGGACTGCCCGCGCAGACCAACCGACCGCACACGGCCGTCGCTTCATCAACGGGTCGCAGCGCGCTGCACCAGCCCACCAAGGGCACCGGCTCAGCCGCCTCGCCCACCGTCAATTCACCGCGCACGCCAGCATCGGTGATCGGATAAGAAAAAACCGCTTTCACTCCGGCCAAAGCTTCCAGCGCCGCGCCCAAACCGGCATCGATCGGCACGTTGTGTTCGGCGGTGCGCGTGCCAGTGAGCGGGCCGACCACCCACGTCCCACCGGCCTCCACCCACGCCTGCGCTTTCGCCCAAAACGCCTCATCCACGCAGGCCATCATCGGCGTGAAGAGCACCTTCATGCCCGCCGGAATCGCCGCGCCTTCAAACACCACGTCGCGATGCGCGCCCGTGTCGCAGAGCAGACCGTGCCATTGCTTGATCGACTGCACATAGTCGACCTGATGCCGCTCCCGGTTCGCCCCAAGCGGTTCGACGTCGAGCATGACCCGACCGCGGTCGCTCCACGTCAGCCCGACCTCAGCCGGCGCCGGTCGCGTGCGCAAAATCAACGGCTCGAGTTCGCGACGCGCCGCATCCGCCCGCGCCACTTCGGCATGACCGATACTGGGCTCCCCCCAAGCGCTCAGAATCGCACTGTGCGGCATCTCGCAACCCGCCCGCTGCTGCCGCCACAACCAATAACACACCGTCTGCGCGCCAAGCGCATACGACAGCGCGACCTCCGCCGCCAAAAAGCCCGGCGGATGCACCGTCTCGTGCGCGCCAAACCAGCCGTTGTGCGCCACGCTCGTTTCCATGAGCCAGTGCGCCCGGCCCGGGATCGCCGGACGATACATGTCGTGATCGAGCACGAGGTCGGTCCAACGATCGGAGGGCGGATAATCATCCACCGACGCAAAATCCACCCGCTCGCACATGCGTTCAAAACCCGCCGGAAACCCGAGGCCAAAGTTATGCGTGATCGGCCGGTCGGTGTGCTCACGCAACGCCGCGATCTGCGCCTCGAGGAACTGCGCGATCCGTTCCCGCGAGTAGAGGCGCCACGCCGTCTCCAACGACGCGTTGTGCAAAAACGGCGTGCGCACCGGCGCCGGCACTTG
This portion of the Actomonas aquatica genome encodes:
- a CDS encoding mechanosensitive ion channel family protein: MASPDSQPSTEAVAAAAQATNIEPITLDRTFSILQEKLVSWFDTGVALLPNFLIAALIVVVTYAIGSVVGRVTNRVFNRAFDSGAVASLFATISRVVVIALGFFAALEMVGLQKAVVSLLAGAGIIGLALGFAFQDLAENLLAGLLMGIRKPFKPGNLIQSNDQFGFIEKLNLRNTIIRNFSGQIIYIPNKEVFKNVLINYSKSGERRIEIAVGVSYGEDLKKVTDILHEAIEGLDFRKADKDIDIFALEFGDSSINFTVRYWIDYPDGDTGYFNAIDAGIKAIKTAFDEHDILIPFPIRTLDFNARGGDTLSDHLQPIAANPEEGDEDEGETADSQPENAAASSR
- a CDS encoding beta-galactosidase, which gives rise to MNKLYHGVCYYPDLWPEDCIDGDIAEMQRLGLNMIRMGEAVWSRLEPNEGEVSFDFYLGVMDRLHAAGIDVVWCTPTPCPPIWLTHGHPERCFVDGEGRVMHHGARQHVSYAHPDVFDACVRIARQSGEALGSHPSLVAFQVDNELCCHTAEDFNPHAIAGWHRWLEARYEGDIERLNAAWCTALFSERYQRFEQVPAPVRTPFLHNASLETAWRLYSRERIAQFLEAQIAALREHTDRPITHNFGLGFPAGFERMCERVDFASVDDYPPSDRWTDLVLDHDMYRPAIPGRAHWLMETSVAHNGWFGAHETVHPPGFLAAEVALSYALGAQTVCYWLWRQQRAGCEMPHSAILSAWGEPSIGHAEVARADAARRELEPLILRTRPAPAEVGLTWSDRGRVMLDVEPLGANRERHQVDYVQSIKQWHGLLCDTGAHRDVVFEGAAIPAGMKVLFTPMMACVDEAFWAKAQAWVEAGGTWVVGPLTGTRTAEHNVPIDAGLGAALEALAGVKAVFSYPITDAGVRGELTVGEAAEPVPLVGWCSALRPVDEATAVCGRLVCAGSPVDGLAWWTERAVGAGRVVMLSVEIAEAEAEATWATIIDHVLTAADVERAAVSPGTIVAPRIDDAGQRSWIAINMDGQGGTWSAPTGESLAIKPYGWRVVEA